A genomic window from Nicotiana sylvestris chromosome 11, ASM39365v2, whole genome shotgun sequence includes:
- the LOC104249288 gene encoding putative GDP-L-fucose synthase 2: MPIDTSAKIFVAGHRGLVGSAVARKLHQLGYTNLLLRSHSDLDLTNQSAVESFFAAEKPHYVILAAAKVGGIHANNTYPADFITVNLQIQTNVIVSSFNHKVQKLLFLGSSCIYPKFAPQPIPENALLTAPLEPTNEWYAVAKIAGIKMCQAYRLQHNFDAISAMPTNLYGTNDNFHPENSHVLPALLRRFHEAKINNLDKVVVWGTGSPLREFLHVDDLADAVIFLLDNYSDLEHVNVGSGSEVTIKELAELVKEVVGFKGELIWDSSKPDGTPRKLMDTSKLVGLGWTPKISLRDGLVDTYKWYLENYGKQ, translated from the coding sequence ATGCCGATAGACACATCCGCCAAGATCTTCGTCGCCGGTCACCGCGGACTCGTCGGATCCGCCGTAGCCCGAAAACTCCACCAATTAGGCTACACAAATCTCCTCCTCCGTTCACATTCCGATCTCGATCTCACAAACCAATCCGCCGTCGAATCCTTCTTCGCCGCCGAGAAACCTCACTACGTCATCCTCGCCGCCGCTAAAGTCGGCGGTATACACGCAAACAACACATATCCAGCCGATTTCATCACTGTAAATCTCCAAATCCAAACAAACGTCATCGTTTCGTCATTCAATCACAAAGTCCAGAAGCTTCTGTTCCTCGGTTCCTCATGTATTTACCCTAAGTTTGCACCTCAGCCAATTCCCGAAAATGCCCTTTTAACTGCCCCTTTAGAACCTACAAACGAATGGTACGCTGTTGCAAAAATAGCCGGTATCAAAATGTGTCAGGCTTATAGGCTACAACATAATTTTGATGCTATTTCAGCAATGCCGACAAATTTATACGGTACAAATGACAATTTTCACCCTGAGAATTCACACGTTTTACCTGCATTATTACGTAGGTTTCATGAAGCAAAAATTAACAACCTAGATAAGGTTGTTGTTTGGGGTACAGGTTCACCTTTAAGGGAATTTTTACACGTGGATGATTTAGCTGATGCTGTGATATTTTTATTAGATAATTACAGTGATTTAGAACATGTGAATGTAGGGAGTGGGAGTGAAGTTACTATAAAGGAATTAGCTGAGTTAGTTAAAGAAGTTGTGGGGTTTAAGGGGGAATTGATTTGGGATTCGAGTAAGCCGGATGGGACGCCGAGGAAGCTTATGGATACTTCAAAGCTTGTTGGATTGGGATGGACACCCAAGATTTCGCTTCGGGATGGTCTTGTTGATACCTATAAATGGTATTTGGAGAATTATGGCAAGCAATAG